A stretch of the Desulfobaccales bacterium genome encodes the following:
- a CDS encoding slipin family protein, which yields MPPTYIIVVAVLVLFFLMSAIKVLNEYERGVVFRLGRALHRAKGPGLIILIPMVDQLVKVNLQLVTFDVPSQDVITRDNVSVKVDAVVYFRVIDPMKAIIEVQNYLTATQRLSQTTLRSVCGQMELDDLLAEREKVNAQLAEILDNQTEPWGIKVTLVEVRSIDLPIEMQRAIAKQAEAERERRAKVINAEGEFQAAAKMADAAKVLATEPMSLQLRYLQTLREIAAEKNSTTLFPIPIDLITPFIKMAQRMDKLDEAEKG from the coding sequence ATGCCACCAACTTATATCATTGTGGTAGCGGTGCTGGTCCTTTTTTTCCTGATGAGCGCCATCAAGGTCCTCAACGAATACGAGCGCGGCGTGGTTTTCCGGCTGGGCCGGGCTTTGCACCGGGCAAAGGGACCGGGCCTCATCATCCTTATTCCCATGGTGGACCAACTGGTTAAGGTCAACCTGCAGCTGGTGACCTTTGATGTTCCCTCCCAGGACGTCATTACCCGGGATAATGTTTCGGTTAAAGTGGACGCTGTGGTTTACTTCCGGGTGATCGATCCGATGAAGGCCATAATCGAAGTGCAGAATTACCTCACCGCCACCCAGCGGCTGTCGCAAACCACCTTACGGAGCGTCTGCGGCCAGATGGAACTGGACGATCTGCTGGCGGAACGGGAGAAGGTCAACGCCCAGTTGGCAGAAATCCTGGATAATCAAACGGAACCTTGGGGCATCAAGGTGACGCTGGTGGAGGTACGTTCCATCGACCTGCCCATTGAGATGCAGCGGGCCATCGCCAAGCAGGCGGAGGCCGAACGGGAACGGCGGGCCAAGGTCATCAACGCCGAAGGTGAGTTCCAGGCCGCCGCGAAGATGGCTGATGCCGCCAAGGTGCTGGCTACCGAGCCCATGTCTCTGCAACTCCGCTACCTCCAAACCCTGCGGGAGATTGCCGCGGAGAAGAACTCCACGACGCTCTTCCCCATTCCCATCGACCTCATCACCCCTTTCATCAAGATGGCGCAGCGGATGGATAAGTTGGATGAGGCCGAAAAAGGGTAA
- a CDS encoding Rho termination factor N-terminal domain-containing protein has protein sequence MAKKERKEKKEKPLDKMTATELRKYALDMGEISGVHGMNKEELLVAIKEVKGIKDEGKVTEKVSMRDLKVKAGEMRTKKLEAKASGEPRKKVDVLRKRANRMKKRTRKAA, from the coding sequence ATGGCTAAGAAGGAACGTAAAGAGAAAAAGGAAAAACCCTTAGATAAGATGACCGCCACCGAGCTGCGCAAGTACGCTCTGGATATGGGTGAGATCAGCGGCGTGCACGGCATGAACAAAGAAGAACTGCTGGTCGCCATCAAAGAGGTGAAGGGCATCAAAGATGAGGGTAAGGTTACCGAGAAGGTCAGTATGCGGGATCTGAAGGTGAAAGCCGGGGAGATGCGCACCAAGAAGCTGGAAGCCAAGGCTAGTGGCGAACCTCGCAAGAAGGTCGATGTCCTGCGAAAGCGCGCCAATCGCATGAAGAAGCGGACGAGAAAAGCGGCCTAA